A genomic window from Salvia miltiorrhiza cultivar Shanhuang (shh) chromosome 5, IMPLAD_Smil_shh, whole genome shotgun sequence includes:
- the LOC131025721 gene encoding protein FAR1-RELATED SEQUENCE 5-like gives MDESHQLIMLKCAKANIGLVRAFRIFKELVGSFEEVGCTSKDFKNLSYTMNSYADGVDAQLLLDRFLSKRETNECFKCEYLVDETHKVKSLFWSDVVAVQNYSLFGDVVFFDATYTTNRYDMIFLHLPARIIMVGVLHLEQDQDPALKITVENVMPNTRHRFCMWHIMMKLAQKLSNSLREDAELKSEIHSVVWSELDEPADFERKWTEVLDQYELTDNTWLANMFSLRSYWIPAYFRDLSMSGLFRTTSLSESENSFFRRYLNRNSNLAAFYIHFESAMEAQ, from the exons ATGGATGAGTCACATCAGTTGATTATGCTGAAGTGTGCCAAGGCCAATATTGGACTAGTGAGGGCATTTCGTATTTTTAAAGAACTGGTTGGAAGTTTTGAGGAAGTGGGGTGCACCAGCAAGGACTTTAAAAATCTATCGTACACCATGAATTCATACGCGGATGGTGTTGATGCACAACTACTACTTGACAGGTTTCTAAGTAAACGTGAAACTAATGAATGTTTCAAGTGTGAATATTTAGTTGATGAAACTCACAAGGTGAAGAGTTTGTTCTGGAGTGATGTTGTTGCTGTTCAAAATTACTCGTTATTTGGTGATGTGGTGTTCTTTGATGCCACGTATACAACGAACAG GTACGACATGATTTTTCTCCATTTACCGGCAAGGATAATCATGGTGGGTGTGTTACATTTGGAGCAAG ATCAAGACCCAGCGTTGAAAATTACTGTTGAAAATGTCATGCCCAACACAAGACATAGGTTCTGTATGTGGCATATCATGATGAAGCTTGCTCAGAAATTGTCGAACTCTTTACGAGAAGATGCCGAACTGAAAAGCGAGATACATTCTGTCGTATGGTCGGAATTAGATGAGCCAGCTGATTTTGAAAGGAAATGGACAGAAGTATTAGATCAGTATGAGTTGACTGACAACACATGGCTTGCCAATATGTTTTCACTCCGTTCGTATTGGATACCTGCCTACTTTCGAGATTTGAGCATGAGCGGCTTGTTTAGAACGACATCATTATCCGAAAGCGAGAATAGTTTTTTTCGAAGATACTTGAATCGGAATTCCAATCTCGCTGCATTCTACATTCACTTTGAGAGTGCTATGGAGGCACAATGA